From the genome of Streptomyces sp. NBC_00523:
CGACGGACTCGTCGATCCGCTCCTCCACCTGGTGCAGCAGGGTCTGGCGGTCGTCGGACGCCTCCTGCCACTCCTTCGAGGTGACGCCGATCGGCTTGCTGGTGTCCGTGCGGCCGATCCGGTCTTCCAGCTTGCGGGACTCCAGGGCCTTCGGGCCGGAGAGGGTGCGCTCCAGCCAGGTCCGCCACTCGCTCGGCCCGAGGCTGAACATCACGCCGGTCGACTCGGTGTAGCCGAGCCGGCTCGCGTCGAAGGTGCGCTGGGACGCCGCGGTGAAACCACCCGCGGCCTGCGCCCTCATGACGGTGATCTGCTGTTGCGCGGTGTGCTCGGCGGCCTCGGACAGGGCCGCGGCCGCGCGGATGCGGTCGGCGATGTCGGCGTCGACACCGTCGGCCTGCGCGATGCCGTCGCGGTAGCCGTTGAGGTCGGCGATCACGATCCGGTAGCCGAAGGCGAGCGCGGAGATGGTAGTGCTGCCCGAGCGCACCTGGGCGCGCAGGGCGGGGAGTTCATCGATGAAGCGGTCGATGCGGTCCAGTGATTCCCGGGCGCTGCCCGGCACCTCGGAGAGTCCGCCGGCGCGGCTCTTGAAGGCGGCGATGCTCTTGTCGGTCGCGTCGGAGCTCGCCTGGAAGGCGGACGAGTCCCCCTGATCGGAGACCAGGGCGGTGGCGGCCGCGCGCTCACGCTGCAACTGGTGAGTTAAATCGGCTGCGCCGGCGGAGACGGCGACCATGTCGGCGAGCCGGTTCGCCTGGAGTGCCTGGTTGGTGGCGGGTGCGAGGGCCAGGGCCGAGAACGTGACCGCGACGGTCAGGGGAGCGGTGACCAGCAGGACGAGGCGGCGATTGATTTTCACTGCGCGGCTCCGTCGCCGGAACCGGGCTTGAGTATCGGTGACACGCAGATACCTGTTAACGGGTTGTGGGGTGTCGGTAGGGACGCTCGTACGTCGTGCGCACAGTTACGAATGGGACGGGTGGGGTGGGTGGGGCTCGCATTGCGCGGCTTGATCCTATGCCTAGTGCACAACGCCGGATGCGTGCAGCGCCGAAAATTTGCGTTCAGTTAGCTGTGTGAAAGCGGTCGGATTCGGTCAAGTCTGGCTGTGGCGTGCCTGATTGGCCCCAGTGTGCACGGGCTGAAAGCCTCCACACAGATGCGCGAAGTCGGGAGGATTCGCGTCCGATTAGCGAAGGCGATGACGGGGAACCGCGCCCCGCACCGCGGCGAACAGGCCATACTGGAAAGGCACATGACCTCCACGGCACGCCGCCTTGACGTGATGTATGACGGCAGCATGACAACGCCCGCCCGGCCACCACGGGCCGGGCGGGCGAGGGGAGTTGCTCAGGCGCCCACGTACTCCGCCAGGTGCTCGCCCGTCAGGGTCGAGCGTGCGGCGACCAGTTCGGCGGGGGTGCCCTCGAAGACCAGGGTTCCGCCGTCGTGACCGGCGCCGGGGCCCAGGTCGATGATCCAGTCGGCGTGCGCCATCACGGCCTGGTGGTGCTCGATGACGACGACCGACTTACCGGAGTCCACCAACCGGTCGAGCAGCCCCAACAGCTGCTCCACGTCCGCGAGATGCAGCCCGGTGGTCGGCTCGTCCAGCACGTACACGCCGCCCTTCTCGCCCATGTGCGTGGCGAGCTTCAGCCGCTGCCGCTCACCGCCGGAGAGCGTGGTCAGCGGCTGGCCGAGGCTGAGGTAGCCGAGCCCGACGTCCACCAGCCGTTCGAGGACCCGGTGCGCGGCCGGTGTGCGCGCGTCACCGGAGCCGAAGAACTCCTCCGCCTCGGCGACCGACATCGCCAGCACCTCGCTGATGTCCCGCCCGCCGAGCCGGTATTCGAGCACCGACGCCTGGAACCGCTTGCCCTCGCACTCCTCGCAGACCGTGGCGACGCCCGCCATCATCGCCAGGTCCGTGAAGACGACGCCCGCCCCGTTGCACGTCGGGCACGCGCCCTCCGAGTTGGCGCTGAACAGCCCCGGCTTCACGTCGTTGGCCTTGGCGAACGCCTTGCGGACCGGGTCGAGCAGCCCGGTGTACGTGGCCGGGTTGCTGCGCCGCGAACCGCGGATCGCGCTCTGGTCGACGGTGACCACACCGTCCCGCCCGGCCACCGAGCCGTGGATCAGCGAGCTCTTCCCGGACCCGGCCACGCCCGTGACGACGGTCAGCACACCGAGCGGGATGTCCACGTCGACGCCGCGCAGGTTGTTCGCCGAGGCGCCCCGCACCTCCAGCGCACCGGTGGGCTTGCGGGTGTCCGCCTTGAGCGTGGAGCGGTCGTCGAAATGGCGCCCGGTGACGGTGCCGGAGGCGCGCAGCCCGTCGACGGTGCCCTCGAAGCAGACGGTGCCGCCCGCCGTACCGGCGCCGGGACCGAGGTCCACGACGTGGTCGGCGACCGCGATCGTCTCCGGCTTGTGCTCCACCACCAGCACGGTGTTGCCCTTGTCGCGCAGGCGCAGCAGCAGGTTGTTCATCCGCTGGATGTCGTGCGGGTGCAGTCCGGCGGTCGGCTCGTCGAAGACGTACGTGGTGTCGGTCAGCGAGGACCCGAGGTGGCGGATCATCTTGACGCGCTGCGCCTCGCCGCCGGACAGCGTGCCGGCGGGCCGGTCGAGCGCGAGGTAGCCGAGGCCGATCTCCACGAACGAGTCGAGGGTCTCGCCGAGCGCGGTGAGCAGCGGCGCCACCGAGGGCTCGTCCAGGTCACGGATCCAGGCGGCCAGGTCGCTGGTCTGCATCGCGCAGGCGTCCGCGATGCTGATGCCCCCGATTTTCGAGGACCTGGCGCCCTCGCTGAGCCGGGTGCCGTCGCAGGCCGGACAGGTGGTGAAGGTGACCGCGCGCTCCACGAAGGCCCGGATGTGCGGCTGGAGCGCGTCCTTGTCCTTGGACAGGAACGACTTCTGGATCTTGGGGATCAGCCCCTCGTACGTGAGGTTGACGCCCTCCACCTTGACCTTGGTGGGCTCCCGGTAGAGGAAGTCCTGCATCTCCTTCTTGGTGTACTTCGCGATCGGCTTGTCCGGGTCCAGGAGGCCGGACTCGGCGTAGACCCGGACGGTCCAGAAGCTGTCGGACTTCCAGCCGGGGATCGTGAACGCGCCCTCGGCGAGGGACTTGGAGTCGTCGTAGAGCTGGGTGAGGTCGATGTCCGAGACGGTGCCCCGGCCCTCGCACTCGGTGCACATGCCGCCGGTCCGGTTGAAGGTCGCCTTCACGGTCTTCTTGTTGCCGCGCTCGACGGTGATCGCGCCGCTCGCCTTCACGGACGCGGTGTTGAAGGAGTACGCGCTCGGCGGGCCGATGTGCGGGGTGCCGAGGCGGCTGAAGAGGATGCGCAGCATGGCGTTGGCGTCGGTCGCCGTGCCCACGGTCGAGCGGGTGTCGCCGCCCATCCGCTGCTGGTCCACGATGATCGCGGTGGTCAGCCCCTCCAGGACGTCCACCTCGGGCCGGGCCAGGGTGGGCATGAACCCCTGGACGAAGGCGCTGTACGTCTCGTTGATCAGCCGCTGCGACTCGGCGGCGATGGTGTTGAACACCAGCGAGCTCTTGCCGGACCCGGAGACGCCCGTGAACACCGTCAGCCGGCGCTTGGGGATCTCGATGCTGACGTCCTTGAGATTGTTCACGCGCGCCCCGTGCACACGGATCAGATCGTGGCGGTCGGCGGCGTGCGGCTGCTTGCCCGTGGCCCTGCTCATGGTGTCTCCCTGAATTGGCGGAGCCGTCGCGCAGCCCCGTCGTCGCCCCCGGCTCAGCGGCGGCCTTCCCCGTTCACGCCGTCACGCTAGCGGCGTCCCCGGCAGCGGTGCTTCTCGATTCCTGACCGGCCGCGTCACCTGCTTCGCCACACAGGACGGCAGGCCCGCGGTGGCCTGCGCCGCCTCCTGCCGGTAGACGCTCGGCGGCATCCCGACCAGCTCCGTGAAGCGCGTGCTGAACGTGCCGAGCGAGGAGCAGCCGACCGCGAAGCACACCTCGGTGACGCTCAGGTCCCCCCGGCGCAGCAGCGTCATCGCGCGCTCGATGCGCCGGGTCATGAGGTAGCCGTACGGGGATTCCCCGTACGCCCTCCGGAACTCGCGGCTGAGGTGCCCCGCCGACATGTGCGCGCCGCGCGCCAGCGCCTCGACGTTCAGCGGCTGGGCGTACTCGCGGTCGATCCGGTCGCGGACCCGGCGCAGCCGCGCGAGGTCGCGCAGGTTCTGCGCGGCGTCGGATTTGCTCGTCACGCCCGAAGCGTACGTCGTGGGGGAGCGGCCCGCCGGGTGTCGCACCCCGCGATCAGGTGCGGGTGGCCGTGTCGCAGCCGGCGGCGTCCCGGTCCGCCATGCGCTCGTCCATCGAGGTGCCCCGCTCGTACGGGTCGACCCGCGTGGCGCCGTCCGAGGGCCCCGGCTCCTTCTCGAACTCGGGACGGAAGTAGCCGGTGGTGTTCTCACAGCCCCCGTTGGCGGCGTCCAGCCGGTACGACGTCAGCGCGAAGGTCCCCGGTGTGCCGATCACCTTGTCCGGGTCGTCCCAGCTCATCACGATCTCGCGGCGGGCGATCGTACGGGCGACCTCGTCGCTGCCCCCGGACGCCCGCACGACGGCGTAGACGAAGGTGACGTCGGCGGTGACCTCGACCGCGCCCGCCTCGCCCTCCCGGTAGGTGAGCGCGCCCCGCGTCTTGATCACGTCACCGGCCAGGCGCGCGTACGACGGGTCGAAGCGGCTGAACAGCAGCAGCGGGTCGTTCGTCCGGCTCGGGGTGTCGAAGGACGTCGTCAGGTACTCCTTGATGCCGGGCTGCTTCGTGTTGAGGGCCGCGATGGCCTTCACCGGCCGTTCCCCGCGCAGCACCGCCGGATCGAGCCCGGCGTCGGAGAGGAAGGCCAGGCTGCTGTCGAGCGCGTCGGACACCTGCTTCTCGCTCATCCACCCGGTCGCCCGCGCCGAGGGCATCGTGATCCCGGCCGTCCCGGCGGCCCAGTGCTCCGCCGGAGACCCCTTGAACGGGTCGTCCAGGGTGGGCCGCCCGGGCGTCGCCGCCGTGGAGCCGCCCCCGCCGGGGAAGCCGAGCCAGCCGGCCGCCCGGCCCGGGACCAGCGCCACGACGAACAGCGCGACGACGACCACCAGGCCCACCACGTACCAGATCCTGCCGCGTCGCCGGGGCGGCTGGTGGGTGCGCCATCCCGGGGGCGGGCCGGTCTCCTCGCGCAGCCGCTGGGTCACCATCCGGGCCCGGGCGGACGGCTCCTCGGGGGCGCCGGGGGTGCCGGCCTCGGCCTCCCGCAGGAAGCGCTCCCACTCCTCGTCCGGTATGGATGACCCGCCCGTGCCCACGCTGCGCCCCCGCTGATCCGTTTTCCGTATCATCACACAGCCCGGTGACACCGAAGTGCGCACCGGGCTGCCGTGGTTGGGCTCCGCGCGTTACGGCTTGCGGCCGACCGCGACATAGCCGGGGGTGACGATCTCGCCGGTGCCGGGGACCGGCTCGCCGAGCTCGGGGTGCCAGGCCTCGGCGGCGACGATGCCGGGCTCCACGATCTCAAGACCGTCGAAGAACGAGGCGAACTGGTCGCGCGTGCGCGGCGCGAGCGTCAGGGTGTTGGCCTTGTACATCTTGTCGACCTCGCGCGCCTCCTCCGGGTGGAAGTCGGCGGTGATCTGCGAGACGACCATGTAGCTGCCGGGGGCGAGCACGTCGGTCAGCCGGCGCACCAGCTCGTACGCGCCGTCCTCGTCGCTCACGAAGTGGAGCAGCGCGATCATCGACAGCGCGACCGGCTTGCTGAAGTCCAGTGTCTTGCCCGCGTGTTCGAGGATGGTGTCGACGTTGCGCGCGTCGGCCTGCACGTAGTCGATGACGCCCTCGGGCGTGCCCTTGAGCAGCGCCGCGGCGTGGGCCAGGACGATCGGGTCGTTGTCGCAGTAGACGACCCGGGTTGCGGGGGCGGCCTCCTGGGCCACCTGGTGCAGGTTGGGCTCGGTGGGTATCCCGGTGCCGATGTCGAGGAACTGGCGGACGCCGTGGGTGGACAGCCAGCGCGTCGCGCGGTGCATGAAGGCGCGGTTGATCTTCGCCATCACCGGGACGTTCGGCTCGACGGCCAGCATCTGACGGCCCATGGCCTCGTCCACCGGGTAGTTGTCCTTGCCGCCCAGGAACCAGTCGTACATCCGCGCGGGATGCGGCTTGCTGGTGTCGATGAGCGGGGCGGTGGGGTCGTTCTCCGGTCGGGACATGGCCAACTCCAGGGTGCGGGAGGTGCTGCGGATGATCAGCTCGGGCCCACCTTAAGCAACTCCGCCGCGGAGCAGGGAGAGTTCGGTCGCCGATGACAGTTACCAATGCGTAACTTACTCATGGGTTACCACCGGTAAGCCCCGCTGTTAGCTTGCGCTCACCCGTACTTCCGGAGCAGAGCGAGGAGTGAGCCTTGAGCCGCAAGGACCGTTCGCGTTCCACCCTTTCCCCCCACCGCGCCCGTCCCCTCCGTGCCGCGGCCGTCGCCGTGACCGCGGCGGCCTGCGTGGCCGCGTACGCCGCGCCCGCGTCCGCCACGGACGGCGCCGAGCCCGTCGTCTCCCGGGGCGTGACCATCCCCGCCTTCTACGACCCGCCCGCCCAACTGCCCGCCACCAACGGGGCACTGATCCGGACCGAGCCCCTGCCGCTCGCCCTGAGCCTGCCGGGTCTGGACGGCCGCCCGATGCCGGGCACCGCCACCCGCCTCATGTACCGCACGACCGACTCCAACGGGCAGCCGGCCGCGGTGACCGGCGCCTACATCGAGCCCTCGGCCGCCTGGAAGGGCGGCGGCGCCCGGCCGCTGGTCGCGCTGGCCTCGGGCACCATGGGCCAGGGCGACCAGTGCGCGCCCTCGCTGGCCCTCCAGCACCCGCTGTCCGTCACCCCCGAGTCCGTGTCGATCGGCTACGAGACCCTGTCCGTCTACCGGCTCCTGGCCGCCGGTGTCGCCGTCGTCGTCACCGACTACGTGGGCCTCGGCACCACCGACCGCCTGCACACCTACGTCAACCGGGTGGACGAGGGCCACGCGCTGCTAGACGCGGTACGCGCCGCGCACCAGCTGCCCGCCACCTCGCTCACGGCCGCGTCCCGGACGGGCCTGTACGGCTACAGCCAGGGCGGCGGGGCCAGCGCGTCCGCCGCCGAGCTCCAGCCCTCGTACGCCCCCGAGATCCAGCTCGCCGGCACCTACGCCGGGGCGCCACCCGCCGACCTGACCGCCACCATGAAGGGCATCGACGGCAGCGCTCTCGCCGGGGCCCTCGCCTGGTCGATCAACGGCTTCGCGCAGGCCGACGCCGACCTGCGGGACGTCGTGGAGGCCAACATCAACGACCGCGGGCGGGCCGCGCTGAAGGACGCCTCGACCATGTGCGTCGGCGACGCGATCCTCGGCTACGGCTTCGCGAAGAGCTCCAAGTGGACGACCACCGGCAAGTCCCTCGGTGAGATCATCGCCGCCGAGCCGAAGGCACAGGCCGCGCTCGACAAGCAGCGCATCGGCACCCTCAAGCCGTCCGGCCCGGTGCGGGTGGCGACCGGCATCCAGGACGACATCGTGCCGCACCGCCAGGCGCGTCAGCTCGCCGTCGACTGGTGCCGCAAGGGCGGCGACGTCACGTACGACGCCGTCATCCTGCCCAACCTCGGCGACAAGATCCTCACCAACCACATGGTCCCGCTCATCACCGACCAGGGCGACGCCATCTCCTGGATCACCGACCGCCTCGCGGGCAAGCGCACCACCTCCAACTGCTGGTCGATGCCGGTCCAGCCCTGATCGCGGTCCTCCGAGCCCGCCCCGGTCCTCCCGGGGCGGGCTTCCCGTAAACCGCTGTCGTACGGGCCACGACGCGGCGATCATGGTCGGCGGACCCGACCGCGACCCCGAGGAACCCATGCCGCTGCCCGTACCCGCAGACCCGACCGTGCTCCACCCGATGCCCGGACAGCCGAGGGTGGTGCAGCTCAAGCCGCTGGTGACCTCGCCGCTGATCGAGGTGGGGGAGTACTCGTACTACGACGACCCGGACGACGCCACCGCGTTCGAAACCCGCAACGTGCTGTACCACTACGGCCCGGAGAAGCTGGTCATCGGTAAGTTCTGCGCGCTCGGCACGGGCGTGCGCTTCCTGATGAACGGCGCCAACCACCGCATGGACGGCCCGTCCACCTTCCCGTTCCCCACCCTGGGCGGCTCCTGGGCCGACCACTTCGACCTGCTCGCGGGGCTGCCGAACCGGGGCGACACGGTCGTCGGCAACGACGTGTGGTTCGGTCACGGGGCGACCGTGCTGCCCGGCGTCCGGATCGGGCACGGTGCGATCATCGGCAGCGGCTCGGTGGTCAGCAAGGACGTCCCGGACTACGGGATCGTCGGTGGCAACCCGGCCCGGCTGCTGCGCACCCGCTTCGAGGAGCAGGACGTCGCCCGCCTCCTCGCACTGGCCTGGTGGGACTGGCCCGCCGAGCACATCACCGCCCACATCCGGACCCTCATGTCCGGCACCGTGGACGACCTCGAAGCCGCCGCGCCCGGCGCGTGACGGCCCCGCCGCCCGGCCCGCGCGGCGGGAAATCCCCGTGCGTGCGGACCGGACGGCGGCTAGGGTCGCGGCATGAACATCGTGCAGCTCTACGGCTGACGCGGCCGGGGCACGTCCCCGACCCCGTCCGGCACACCGCGTCCGCGCGCCCACCGACCGGCCCTCGCCGGGGTGGCGACGCGCCGGTCTGCCGTGTCCCCTTCCGCCGCAGAACTGAAACGAGTGATTCCCTGTGTCACGCCGCCGTGCCCATATCGCCATGATCGGCATCCCTGCCGTGAGCCATGTGCTGCCGAGCATCGAGGTCATCCGCGAACTGGTGGCCCGCGGCCACCGCGTCACCTACGCCAACGACCCGGTGATGGCCGAGCGCATCGAGGCCACCGGCGCCACCTTCGTGCCGTACGACTCCGTGCTCCCCGTCGGTGACAGCAGCTGGCCCGACGACCCGATCGCCGCCATGGGCCTCTTCCTGGACGACGCCGTCCAGGCCCTGCCGCAGCTGCGCGCCGTCTACGACGAGGACCCGGCCGACCTCTACCTGTACGACATCGGGGCCTACCCGGCCCGGGTGCTGGCCGAGTCCCAGAACCGCCGCCTGATGCAGCTCTACCCGACGTTCGTCGGCTGGCGGAGTTACGAGAAGGACGTGGCGGCCCAGCTGTGGACGCTGCCGGGGGCCGACGCGTACCGGGCGCGGTTCACCGAGTGGCTGGCCGGGAACGGCGCGACCACGCGGGACATGGACGCCTTCACCGGCCGCCCCGGCAACACCCTCGCCCTGATCCCCCGGGCGATGCAGCCGCACGCGGACGACGTGGACATGGACACCGTCACGTTCGTCGGGCCGTGCTTCGCCGGGCGCGGCGAGGAACAGGCCTGGACCCGGCCCGCCGGGGCGGACAAGGTGCTGCTGATCTCGCTGGGCTCCGCGTACACCAACCGCCCGGAGTTCTACCGCAATTGCCTGGCGGCCTACGGCGACCTGCCGGGCTGGCACGTCGTCCTCCAGGTCGGCAAGCAGACGGACCTGGCGGAGCTCGGCACCGTACCCGGCAATGTCGAGGTGCACCGGTGGGTGCCGCAACTGGCCATCCTCCAGCAGGCGGACGCCTTCGTCACGCACGCCGGGATGGGCGGCAGCTCCGAGGGGCTGTACAGCGGGGTGCCGATGATCGCCGTGCCGCAGGGCGTCGACCAGTTCATGAACGCCGACAAGCTGGTCGAGCTGGGCGTCGCCCGCCGCATCGACACCGACGACGCCACCCCGGAGGCCCTGCGCGTGGCGCTCACCGCGCTCGTCGACGACCCCGAGGTGGCCCGGCGTTCGGCGCGGCTGCGCGAGGACGCCCGGGCGGAGGGTGGCACCCCGCGCGCCGCCGGCCTGGTGGAGGAACTGCTCGGCTGAAACGGGCCCGGCCGGGGCGGTGAGCGGGTCCTCCGCGCTCACCGCCCCGGCCGGGGACCACAGCTGAGGGAGTGTCAGCCCTTGCGGGTGTTGATCTCCTCGGTGAGCTGGGGGACGACGGCGAAGAGGTCGCCGACGACGCCGTAGTCCACGAGGTCGAAGATCGGGGCCTCGGCGTCCTTGTTGACCGCGACGATCGTCTTCGAGGTCTGCATGCCCGCGCGGTGCTGGATCGCGCCGGAGATGCCGTTGGCGATGTAGAGCTGCGGCGAGACGGACTTGCCGGTCTGGCCGACCTGGTTGGTGTGGGGGTACCAGCCCGCATCCACGGCGGCACGCGAGGCACCCACCGCGGCACCCAGCGAGTCGGCGAGCGCCTCGATGATCGCGAAGTTCTCCGCACCGTTGACACCACGGCCACCGGAGACCACGATCGCGGCCTCCGTCAGCTCCGGACGGCCGGTCGACTCACGCGGCGTACGGGACAGCACCTTCGTGCCCGTGGCGGCGGCGGAGAACTCCACCGCCAGCTCCTCCACCGCACCCGCACCGGCGACCGGCTCGACGGGCGCCGAGTTCGGCTTCACCGTGATGACCGGGGTGCCGTGCGTGATCCGGGACTTCGTGGTGAACGAGGCGGCGAACACCGACTGGGTCGCCACGACACCCTCGGCACCGGCCTCGACGTCGACCGCGTCGGTGATGATGCCCGACCCGACCCGTACCGCGAGGCGCGCCGCGATCTCCTTGCCCTCCGCCGAGGAGGACACGAGCACCGCCGCCGGGGAGACCGCCTGGTGGGCGGCCTGGAGCGCGTCCACCTTCGGTACGACGAGGTAGTCGGCGAACTCGGCGGCCTCCGAGACCAGGACCCTGACCGCGCCGTGCTCGGCAAGGACATCCGCCGTCGCGGACGCACCGGCGCCGACGGCAACGGCGACCGGGTCACCGATCCGCCGCGCGAGCGTCAGCAGCTCCAGCGTCGGCTTGCGGACCGCACCGTCCACGTGATCGACAAAGACGAGAACTTCAGCCATCAGACCCACTCCTGCACATCAATGAAAACGAACGACGAAACCCCGAAGCGGGATCAGATGAACTTCTGGCCGGCCAGGAACTCGGCCAGCTGCTTGCCGCCCTCGCCCTCGTCCTTCACGATCGTTCCCGCGGTACGGGCCGGACGCTCGGTCGCGGAGTCGACCGCGCTCCACGCACCCGCCAGACCCACCTCGTCCGCATCGATCCCCAGATCGTCCAGGTCCAGGGACTTCACCGGCTTCTTCTTCGCCGCCATGATCCCCTTGAACGACGGGTAACGCGCCTCACCCGACTGGTCGGTCACCGACACCACCGCCGGCAGCGACGCCTCCAGCTCCTCCGACGCACTGTCCCCGTCACGACGGCCACGCACCACACCGCCCTCGACCGACACCTGCGACAGCAGCGTCACCTGCGGCACACCCAGCCGCTCCGCGAGCAGCGCCGGAACCACACCCATCGTGCCGTCCGTCGACGCCATCCCCGAGATCACCAGGTCGTACCCGGTCTCCTCGATCGCCTTCGCCAGCACCAGCGACGTACCCAGCGCGTCCGTACCGTGCAGATCGTCGTCCTCGACGTGAACCGCCTTGTCCGCACCCATCGACAACGCCTTGCGCAACGCGTCCTTGGCATCCTCCGGACCCACCGTCAACACGGTGACCTCCGCATCATCAGCCGCCTCCGCGATCTGCAACGCCTGCTCGACCGCATACTCGTCCAGCTCCGACAGCAGACCGTCGACATCCTCACGGTCCAACGTCAGGTCATCGGCGAAATGCCGGTCACCGGTCGCGTCGGGCACGTACTTCACAGTGACAACGATCCTCAAGCTCACGCCGGCTCTCCCTGTACCTGGTGGTCTCCTGCGGGAATCCTATGGCACTCAGTACCCTTCGTAAAGGTACCCAGTGTCGGGCGGCCGGTTTCGGTGTTACGTTTCCGGCATGACCGAAGACCGCCGGCCGGCCAAGAAGCCCCCCATGCGTGACGTGCTCGCCGAGGCGGCCTTCGCGCTCTTCCTGGAGCGCGGGTTCGAGCGGACCACGGTGGACGACATCGTCGCCCGGGCCGGGGTGGGGCGGCGCTCCTTCTTCCGCTACTTCCCCTCCAAGGAGGACGCGGTTTTCCCCGACCACGAGGGGTGCCTCGCGGACATGACCGCCTTCCTGGCGGACGCCGACGGCACGGACCCGGTCGCCACGGTGTGCGACGGGGCCCGGCTGGTGCTGCGGATGTACGCGGAGAAGCCCGAGTTCTCCGTCCAGCGCTACCGGCTCACCCGCGAGGTGCCCGGCCTTCGCACGTACGAGCTCTCCGTGGTGCGCCGTTACGAACGGACCCTCGCCGGCTACCTGGAACGGCGCTGGGCCGGGGACCCGGACGCCGGGCCCGACTTCGCGCTGCGCGCCGAGGTGATCGCCGCCTCGGTCGTCGCCGCGCACAACAACGGGCTGCGGTCCTGGCTGCGTTCGGGCGGCAAGGGCGACGCGGGGGCCGAGGTGGACCGGGCCCTGGAGCTGGTGCGCGCGGTGTGGGGCGGGACGGACGCGCGGCCCGTCGTATCCGCGGCGGTCCCGGCGGCCGCCCCCGTGACCTCGTCGGTGACGTCCTCGGGGAGCGACGACGAGGTGATCGTCATGGTCGCGCGCAAGGGCGCCCCGATGTGGCGCGTGGTGCAGCACATCGAGTCCGCGCTCGGCACCGCCTGACCGGTCCCGGCGGAGCCGTATCGCACTTCGTGGCACGCAGTGCCTTTACTCCTGGAACTAAGTGCCATACGGTGCCGGTGTGCCGTCGCCGAAGCTGCGGCGCACCGAGTCGAGCGCGGGAGGCGGAACGTGTTCAGTACCGGAACCGACGTGATGGGGCGGCCGGCCCGCGAGGCGGCCGACGCACACAGTCAGGAAGGGCTCGTCTATCAGGTGTGCCGTTGGTGCCACACCGCCTCCTTCCGCAAACTCCTGTGTCCCGTCTGCGCGTCGAGCGATCTCGAATCCGAGCACAGTGACGGCCACGGCGTGGTCATCCGCTCCAACGTCGTCAACCGCTACTCGCGCGTGATGCGCAACGAGTCCCTGGTCCGCTTCCCCGAAGGCTTCGTCTACCGCTGCCGGATCGTGGGCGCCGCCCCGCACATGGTGAACGTCGGCGACCGGGTGCGCCCCCTCGGCGGCCGCACCTCCGTGGCGGGCGAGGTCGTCCTCGAGGTCTGCGACCCGCCCGGGCCCGCCGCCTGGTACTGACGCGTCCTGGGGCCGGTGGCCCCACGCCTCCGGAAGTCATCCGATGAACTTTGCGCCCGCCCTTCTCCCGGAGGGGCGGCGCCGCTACCATCGGGACGCGAAATGGGAGCGCTCCCACGTCCGTTCACGCCCTTGACCGCCCTTGTCGGCGGCCCTGTTCGGAGGAGACGTTTCCGTGCGCAGAAGCGCAAGACCCTTCGCTGCCCTGGTGGCGGCACTCACCCTCACCGCCGGGCTCTTCGCCGCCGGCGCACCGGCGTCGGCGCGCGACAGCGACGCCTCCGCAGCCGCCCAGGCATCCGATGTGTCCCTCGCGGCGGACACGTACGACTGGAAGAACGTCCGCATCGACGGCGGCGGCTTCGTCCCCGGGATCGTCTTCAACCGGACCGAGAAGAACCTCGCCTACGCCCGTACCGACATCGGCGGCGCCTA
Proteins encoded in this window:
- a CDS encoding excinuclease ABC subunit UvrA, whose product is MSRATGKQPHAADRHDLIRVHGARVNNLKDVSIEIPKRRLTVFTGVSGSGKSSLVFNTIAAESQRLINETYSAFVQGFMPTLARPEVDVLEGLTTAIIVDQQRMGGDTRSTVGTATDANAMLRILFSRLGTPHIGPPSAYSFNTASVKASGAITVERGNKKTVKATFNRTGGMCTECEGRGTVSDIDLTQLYDDSKSLAEGAFTIPGWKSDSFWTVRVYAESGLLDPDKPIAKYTKKEMQDFLYREPTKVKVEGVNLTYEGLIPKIQKSFLSKDKDALQPHIRAFVERAVTFTTCPACDGTRLSEGARSSKIGGISIADACAMQTSDLAAWIRDLDEPSVAPLLTALGETLDSFVEIGLGYLALDRPAGTLSGGEAQRVKMIRHLGSSLTDTTYVFDEPTAGLHPHDIQRMNNLLLRLRDKGNTVLVVEHKPETIAVADHVVDLGPGAGTAGGTVCFEGTVDGLRASGTVTGRHFDDRSTLKADTRKPTGALEVRGASANNLRGVDVDIPLGVLTVVTGVAGSGKSSLIHGSVAGRDGVVTVDQSAIRGSRRSNPATYTGLLDPVRKAFAKANDVKPGLFSANSEGACPTCNGAGVVFTDLAMMAGVATVCEECEGKRFQASVLEYRLGGRDISEVLAMSVAEAEEFFGSGDARTPAAHRVLERLVDVGLGYLSLGQPLTTLSGGERQRLKLATHMGEKGGVYVLDEPTTGLHLADVEQLLGLLDRLVDSGKSVVVIEHHQAVMAHADWIIDLGPGAGHDGGTLVFEGTPAELVAARSTLTGEHLAEYVGA
- a CDS encoding helix-turn-helix transcriptional regulator → MTSKSDAAQNLRDLARLRRVRDRIDREYAQPLNVEALARGAHMSAGHLSREFRRAYGESPYGYLMTRRIERAMTLLRRGDLSVTEVCFAVGCSSLGTFSTRFTELVGMPPSVYRQEAAQATAGLPSCVAKQVTRPVRNREAPLPGTPLA
- a CDS encoding SAM-dependent methyltransferase: MSRPENDPTAPLIDTSKPHPARMYDWFLGGKDNYPVDEAMGRQMLAVEPNVPVMAKINRAFMHRATRWLSTHGVRQFLDIGTGIPTEPNLHQVAQEAAPATRVVYCDNDPIVLAHAAALLKGTPEGVIDYVQADARNVDTILEHAGKTLDFSKPVALSMIALLHFVSDEDGAYELVRRLTDVLAPGSYMVVSQITADFHPEEAREVDKMYKANTLTLAPRTRDQFASFFDGLEIVEPGIVAAEAWHPELGEPVPGTGEIVTPGYVAVGRKP
- a CDS encoding lipase family protein, whose protein sequence is MSRKDRSRSTLSPHRARPLRAAAVAVTAAACVAAYAAPASATDGAEPVVSRGVTIPAFYDPPAQLPATNGALIRTEPLPLALSLPGLDGRPMPGTATRLMYRTTDSNGQPAAVTGAYIEPSAAWKGGGARPLVALASGTMGQGDQCAPSLALQHPLSVTPESVSIGYETLSVYRLLAAGVAVVVTDYVGLGTTDRLHTYVNRVDEGHALLDAVRAAHQLPATSLTAASRTGLYGYSQGGGASASAAELQPSYAPEIQLAGTYAGAPPADLTATMKGIDGSALAGALAWSINGFAQADADLRDVVEANINDRGRAALKDASTMCVGDAILGYGFAKSSKWTTTGKSLGEIIAAEPKAQAALDKQRIGTLKPSGPVRVATGIQDDIVPHRQARQLAVDWCRKGGDVTYDAVILPNLGDKILTNHMVPLITDQGDAISWITDRLAGKRTTSNCWSMPVQP
- a CDS encoding CatB-related O-acetyltransferase; protein product: MPVPADPTVLHPMPGQPRVVQLKPLVTSPLIEVGEYSYYDDPDDATAFETRNVLYHYGPEKLVIGKFCALGTGVRFLMNGANHRMDGPSTFPFPTLGGSWADHFDLLAGLPNRGDTVVGNDVWFGHGATVLPGVRIGHGAIIGSGSVVSKDVPDYGIVGGNPARLLRTRFEEQDVARLLALAWWDWPAEHITAHIRTLMSGTVDDLEAAAPGA